The following coding sequences lie in one Candidatus Diapherotrites archaeon genomic window:
- a CDS encoding sugar phosphate nucleotidyltransferase codes for MKAIILAAGKGLRMRPLTEKIPKALIEVKGRSFLERAFDSFRKAGIREVGVIVGYRKEMIVEQFGSFFKGVRIAYIEQEKPLGTADAVLQARDFTEGKDFICVNGDLIFEPQVIESLKASKGFDAVLIGRKVPDPWNYGVLEVQGSTLKSIVEKPERGRQPSNLINSGVYRFSERIFEAIQNIKPSERNELEVTDAINWLAVHGKVEWIPLSAGLLDISTPEQLIEAEKNVWD; via the coding sequence ATGAAGGCAATAATTCTTGCAGCAGGAAAAGGCTTGAGGATGCGGCCTCTCACTGAAAAAATTCCTAAGGCCTTAATTGAGGTGAAGGGAAGGAGTTTCCTGGAGAGGGCTTTTGATTCCTTCAGGAAAGCTGGAATCAGAGAGGTTGGAGTAATTGTGGGGTACAGGAAGGAAATGATTGTAGAGCAATTTGGCTCTTTTTTTAAGGGGGTAAGAATTGCTTATATTGAGCAGGAAAAGCCTTTGGGCACAGCAGACGCTGTACTGCAGGCAAGGGATTTCACTGAAGGAAAGGATTTCATTTGCGTTAATGGCGACCTGATCTTTGAGCCACAGGTAATTGAGAGCCTTAAGGCAAGTAAAGGCTTTGATGCAGTGTTAATTGGGAGGAAGGTTCCTGATCCATGGAATTATGGCGTCCTTGAAGTGCAGGGAAGCACTCTCAAAAGCATTGTGGAAAAGCCTGAAAGGGGAAGGCAGCCCTCCAATTTGATTAATTCTGGAGTTTACAGGTTCAGCGAAAGAATTTTTGAGGCAATACAGAACATTAAGCCAAGCGAGAGGAATGAACTGGAGGTAACGGACGCAATCAACTGGCTTGCAGTGCACGGCAAAGTGGAATGGATTCCCTTGAGTGCTGGGCTGCTGGACATAAGTACTCCAGAACAATTAATTGAAGCAGAAAAAAATGTGTGGGACTAA
- a CDS encoding DUF4258 domain-containing protein, producing the protein MELKINWDHKRCKHAIERMWLRGISHLEVKEALMKGQKIKKYHDIIESVYSYYSVVYAERFFTKGNIRKVYPITIKIME; encoded by the coding sequence ATGGAATTAAAAATTAACTGGGACCACAAAAGGTGCAAGCACGCAATAGAAAGAATGTGGCTGAGAGGCATATCTCACTTAGAAGTTAAAGAAGCGCTTATGAAAGGGCAGAAAATAAAGAAATATCATGACATAATTGAATCAGTTTATTCTTATTACAGTGTTGTTTATGCCGAAAGGTTTTTTACCAAGGGGAATATAAGAAAAGTTTATCCAATAACAATAAAAATTATGGAGTGA
- a CDS encoding metal-dependent hydrolase, which yields MVEIQYLGHSGFKLNFPHTSILIDPFLNNSNAEPEFKTLTKIPLKEEEFKGIGLILITHEHFDHFDKKAIEAIAKNNDSYIIGHESVIQELNVPKHLLCPIKLGEKISIKRIDVTAVTAHHPNSYYPLGYLIDSGKEIIYHAGDTDLIDEFTDIKADIALLPIGGNFTMDCVDGVKATKVIKPKVVIPMHYNTFSLIKADANEFKSKIEKSIPETKTIILQPGETFNY from the coding sequence ATGGTTGAAATCCAATACCTAGGCCACTCAGGCTTTAAGCTGAATTTCCCTCACACCTCAATCCTCATTGATCCTTTCCTGAACAATTCCAATGCTGAACCTGAATTCAAGACCCTGACTAAAATCCCTTTAAAGGAAGAAGAATTCAAGGGGATTGGGCTGATATTGATAACGCACGAGCACTTTGACCATTTCGACAAGAAAGCAATTGAAGCAATAGCAAAAAACAATGACTCTTACATTATAGGCCACGAGAGCGTCATACAGGAACTGAATGTCCCAAAGCATTTGCTCTGCCCTATAAAATTAGGCGAAAAGATTTCAATAAAAAGAATTGATGTAACTGCAGTTACAGCGCACCACCCCAATTCTTATTATCCTTTAGGTTACCTTATTGACTCAGGGAAAGAAATAATCTATCACGCAGGCGACACAGACTTAATTGATGAATTCACTGACATAAAGGCAGACATTGCATTGCTTCCAATAGGAGGAAACTTCACAATGGACTGCGTCGACGGCGTAAAAGCAACAAAGGTAATAAAACCAAAGGTCGTAATCCCAATGCACTACAACACCTTCTCCCTCATAAAAGCCGACGCCAATGAATTCAAGTCCAAAATAGAGAAATCCATCCCCGAAACAAAAACAATAATACTACAGCCAGGCGAAACATTCAATTACTGA